ATCGATGAAATAGACGACATTGCCATTTTTGGAGGACTCGATCTTGAACCGGCCTTCCCAGACTTTGCGGGAGCCGTCGAAGCCAGTCCAGACCACTTTGCGTTCGATACCCACGGTGTTGGCCTTGAACGACTTCACGGAGCGCTGCATATCCTCGCACCCCAAAGTGCCCAGCAGGACCAGCGTCAGCAGCAGGGTCAACCCCAACGCGATGTACTTGTTCATGAACTCTTCCTTGTCTGTTGAAAGTGTCAGCCGGAAGGCCCGGGCAATGGTCTCCAGCGCCCCAGGTGCAAAAGCCTGATACGCATCCAAGAGAATGCCGGAAACCAGCGGGCCACAGAGCCAAGCGGGCGTCACCGGGCACCATACCCAGGACAGCCCTCCAGGAAGAACCAAAGCGCGCCGTGCCCGTCAAGCCTTTTTCGACGAGCGTTCGCGTCCGGATTCCGGCCCACGACGCGATTGGCGGGGCGGTGCTCCACCTCACGGCCAGTGGATCTCTATTCGGGACAGGGGATGCAGAGAGGATAAACGGCGGGCGGGTCTAAAAGCGGAACACAAAAAGGATGGTGGCAGCGCGAAAAACGCGCCTCAGGTCTCCGAGCGCGGCGCGGAACTCGTGGAAAGCCCCCTTTCTGGACCGGGAAGCTCCCGATCCAGAAAGGGGGAGGAATGTCAGGCGCTGACCTGTTGCCTGGCCGCACCGAGCGCGGCGTCGTAGTCCGGCGGATCGGTCACTTCACCCACCAGTTGCTGGTAGGCGAGGGTGCCGTCTTTGCCCACGACGAACACAGCGCGGGCCAGAAGACGCAACTCTTTGATCAAGACCCCAAAACTGGTGCCGAAGGTGGCATCCTTGTGGTCCGACAAGGTGGTCACGTTCGTGGCCAAGTAGGTATCCACCCACCGTTTCTGGGCAAAAGGCAGATCCATACTGATGGTCAGCACATTGATTTCCGGGGAGAGTTGGGCGGCCTCGGCATTGAACCGCTTGGTTTCCTCGGAGCAGACCGAGGTGTCCAGAGACGGGACACTGGCCAGGATAAGAACCTTGTCCTTGTAATCACTCAACCGGACAGGTTCGAGCCCGGTATTGAGCAAGGTGACGTCCGGCACCGTATCTCCGACGGTCAACGGCGTGCCCGTCAAGGTCAACGGGTTGCCTTTCATGGTGATCAAACCAGAGCGTTCCGACATAGTCGCCTCCTCGTGGATAAACAGGATGAAGGGAAAAGCCCGTTGCACTGGCGCATACGGAGTTTCCCAGTCTGAGCCAGAACCATACCTCTCTCTGCGATGGAGATCAAAGGCCGATTGAAGCCAATTTCAGAATTGGCTTCCAACTCAGAGACAATCGCAGGAAACGCAGCAGTGGAGTTGCCTTTCACAAACAGGGCAGGTAGGAAAGAATACAATGCTGTTTCCAAAATTTCAGGCAAGCGGGTCCCGCACAAAAAGAGTCGGCGGTTTTTATGGAAGCGGGGCCCTGTGGTCGAGAACGCTCCGGTGCGAGGTGCCGGACAGCCTCTAAAAACTTAAAGGAGAACTTTATGTTTTGTCGACTCCTGTCCCTTCTTGTGGCCGGGGCCGTGCTGGCGGCCATGCCGGTCTGGGCTGAATCCCCTCCCCTGTCCGAGGCAACGCTGTCCTGTCTCGGCTGTCATGAAGACCTCCACCCCGGCATGGTCGAGGGATGGCGGGCAAGCCGGCACGCCCGGATCACTCCTGGCCAAGCCATGCAGACAACCGGTCTGGCCAGCAAAATCTCCAGCACCGACATCCCTTCAGGATTGCAGGACACTTCGGTCGGATGCGCCGAATGCCATACCCTGCGTCCTGATGCCCACGCCGATACCTTCGACCATTTCGGCTACCAGGTCCACGTCGTTGTCAGCCCGGAGGACTGCGCCACCTGCCACGCCACAGAGCGCAAACAATACGGCCAGAACATCATGGCCCATGCGTATGGCAACCTGGTGGACAATGCAGTCTACGCCGATTTGCGCACGAGTATCAACGGAGTGCTTCAGCCTGGCGAAAAACAACTCTCGGCCAAGGCCCCCAATAACGCCACCAAGGCCGAATCCTGTCTGTATTGTCACGGCACGAAACTCCGGTTCGACGGTCTTGCAAGCAAAGATACCGCCTACGGTCCTGTCATGCTTCCTGAAATCGCCGGCTGGCCCAACCAGGGCTCCGGCCGGATCAACCTCGATGGGAGCAAGGGCTCCTGTGCGGTCTGCCACACCCGGCACCGGTTTTCCATGGCCGAAGCCCGCAAGCCGTACACCTGCAAAGAATGTCATGTCGGCCCCGACGTTCCGGCGTACAAAGTTTACACCGCCAGCAAACACGGCACCATCTATTCAGCCGAAAACAACGACTGGGATTTTTCCGCTGTGCCCTGGGAAGCCGGGACCGATTTCCGGGCCCCAACCTGCGCCGCCTGCCATATCAGCCTGGTGACCAAGCCCGGCGGCACTGTAGTAGCTGAACGGACCCACGCCCTGTCGCCACGACTGCCCTGGCGCATTTTCGGACTGCCCTACGCCCATCCCCAGCCCAAAGACCCGCAGACCTCCAAAATCAAGAACGCCGCAGGCTTGCCGTTGCCCACCAATCTCGACGGCAGCCCCGCCTCGGATTTTCTTATCAGCGCGGAAGAGCAGGACAAGCGGAAGGGCAATCTCCAGGCCGTCTGCCTCTCCTGCCACACTCAGAGTTGGGTCGACGGCCATTGGCAGCGCTTCGAGAACACTATCGAGGTCACCAACGAAGCCACGGCAACCGGCACCGGTCTTTTGGCTCAGGCCTGGGAGAATGACCTGGCCGAGGGACTGCCCCAGAACAGTTCCATTTTCGACGAATATATTGAAAACGTCTGGAGCGATATCTGGCTCATCCATTGCAACCACATCCGTTTTGCTTCGGCCATTGGCGGCGGCGGTGATTACGGTGTTTTTGCCGACGGCCGTTACGTGTTGAACAGGCGTTTGCGCGAAATGCACGACTGGGTCGAATCACGCCTGCCGCAGCAATAAGCTCACCCCCTGTTCGACGCCGAAAACCTGAATCCGCTCTTCTTGCCCCTTGCGGCAAGGGGCGGATTCGTTTTCTAATGGTCTGCGCCCCTTGCCTGTCGACCGGGCAATGGCTACATATTGCTCCAAGCGCTTCGTTGCAAAATCGGGGCTGGTCGCCCCAACGATTTGCCAAGCGAAGCAATTGCTTCTGGCTTCCCGGAAACCACGCTACCTTTCTGGAGACATGTGTATGTCATTTAATTATTCGACAGCCTTATGGCCCCATTCCGATGACGCTTTTTTCCGTGATCTGGACATATCCCCCAAACTCCAATACGGCCCGCATTGTGTGGCGGCCTGTTTGTCCATGCTGACCGGCGAACCGCAACGCTCGTACATTGATGTCGTCAACACCCAGGATCCCCTGGCTTGGTCCGACGAACTCAAGAAACACGGTAAAAAATTGGCGTATTGTCCGGCGGACGTCCGGCGTCTCGAATTCTATATGCCGGAACTGGTCGACTACGACGATCTCTTTTTGCTCTGTTATTATACACCGACGGACCCACATCGCATTCTCGAGGATCCGGATGAACATGGCTGGGTCTGCGGCTCGCACGTGGTTATCCTTCACCGTGACAGGATCTACGATCCGGCCAAGGGGGAGGCTGTCAAGGCCGACATCCATCGCTGCACCACCAAACACACCAAACGGGTCTTCCGCATTGTGCCCGCGAACCACGAGCGTGGTATTTGACCCAGTTGACCGGGCTCCGTCCTGAACCAGCGACGGAGCCCGACTCGACCCAAACCACCAGCAGCAGGGCAGTTCCTCTCGTCCTCCGATCCCGACGAATTTTCCAGCGCTCCCCCTTGCACAGCCGGATGCAGAGGCGTACATTGCCCTTATATGTTCGTGCATGACGCGAACCCGGAGCACAGGGTCCAACTGTCTCTCACACCAGAGACAAGGAGGTCCCATGAAGATCGCAATAAGCGCTTCAGGCGCCACTCTTGACAGTGCCTTCGAACCACGGTTCGGGCGCGCCCCCGGTTTTGTGCTGCTCGATTCCCCAGCGGCAACGCCAACCTATCTCGACAACACCCCCCAACAGAACCTTTCCCAAGGCGCTGGCATCCAGACCGCTCAACTCCTGGCCGATCACGGGGTGAGCGTCCTTATTACCGGCTCTATCGGTCCCAAGGCTGAACAAGCCTTGGCCAAAAGCGGCATCCAGATTGTGACCTGCGCCGCGGCTACCGTAGCCGAGGCCCTGGAACAGGCCCACACGGCACCGCCTGCCTCCGAGGCAAGCTCCCCTGACAGCTCCAAGGAAGCCGGACGGGGTGGGCCTGCCGGCGGCGGGCGCGGTATGGGCGGAGGAGCCCGCGGGCGCGGCCCTGGACAGGGCGGCCGTGGTATGGGTGGGGGTGGTCGTGGCCGCGGTCCCGGACAGGGGGGACGCGGTATGGGAGGTGGCGGTGGCCAGCGGCGCTAGTCCAGGTCACCGCCTCGAACAGTCCACCTGCATCCATGCATTATGAACAGCGGGGCGCGCCGCCGTAACTGACGGTCTCCCAGTCTCAAACCCGTCAAGGAGAACCATCCATGCGTCTTGAAGATATCGCTCCAGTGGAAAAGTGGGAAGCGTTGGAACGCGAACTCCACGAGACATCGGGCCTGAACGCCTGCGTCTACAACGCCGAAGGGACCCGCATTACCTCGTATACCGCCTTTGCCAACCGGCTGTGTCCGCATATCAAATCCTTTCCCGCCGGCATCGAGACCGTCTGCGCCGTGGCCAACCAGCACTGCGCGAACATGGTCCGGGAAAGCGGCACGCCATATACCACTGAATGCGATGCCGGACTGGTCAAATTTGTGGTGCCCATCGTCCAAGACGGGGAATTCCTCGGTACTATCGGCGGCTGCGGCCACCGCTTGCCGGATTCGGAAGTGGAGACGTTTTTATTGACCAAGTCCCTGGGGACTCCCGAGGAAGAACTCGAAGCTATGGCCGCCGAAGTCCAGACCATCACCCAAAACGAGATCGACCACTACATCAAGGTCCTGCAGTCCCGACTGGCCGAGCTGACGCCGCACTAAAATACGGGGCAATGGATGGTGGCGGGGCACTCAGCCCCGCCATTTCGCTTGCGCCTTTGCCCGGTGACCTCGTCGCGGCAATCCCGACTTCAGCACCGCACTGTCAGGGTTGCCGCGACACTCATGCACACACTTTCAGAGACGCCGGAATACACGTTCCAGGTCGCAGTCCCCTCAGCAGCGCATTTGCGCTGCATACGAAAGGGGATCTGGTGCGGCGTTCTGCCATTGAGATCTTCGCAACAGGCCGCAAGCCTTCGGCCGAGGCGCTCTTTTCTCTTTCCCCCCTGACAGGTTTGGGATATACTCAAGCCCGTCGTCTCCCCGACCAATTCCCCCACCCCACAGGAAAAGAAGGAGAGGTCATGTCCGCTCCGGTTGTGATCGACCACGCCTGGATCCCCATGTCGGACGGGTGCCTATTGGCGGCCAAGATCTGGCTGCCGCCCAAGGCCCACAAGCACCCTGTCCCAGCCGTTTTGGAATACATCCCGTACCGCAAACGCGACCACAAGGCCGATCGCGACGCCCGAAACCACGGTTTTTTTGCCCGAAACGGCTACGCCGGGGTCCGCGTCGACCTGCGCGGAAGCGGCGATTCACAGGGGGTCCTGCGCGATGAGTACCTGCAACAGGAACTCGATGACGGACTGGAGGTCCTGCGCTGGATCGCCAACCAGCCGTGGTGCTCCGGCAAAGTCGGAATGTTCGGCATTTCCTGGGGCGGGTTCAACGGACTCCAGATCGCTGCCCTGCAACCCCCGGAACTCGGAGCGGTGGTCGCGGTCTGCGCCTCGGACGACCGCTATGCCGACGACGTGCACTACATGGGCGGCTGTTTGTTGACCGACAACCTCTCCTGGGCCTCGACCATGTTCAGTTTCAACGCCTGTCCACCAGACCCGGAGGTGGTGGGGGAAAACTGGCGGCAAATGTGGCTGGAACGCCTAGAGGGCAGTGGCTTGTGGCTCAAGACCTGGCTTGAACACCAACACCGGGACCGCTTCTGGCGCCACGCCTCGGTCTGCGAAGATTACACGGCCATCAAGGTCCCGGTCCTGGCGGTCAGCGGCTGGGCGGACGGCTACTCCAACGCCGTCTTTCGGCTTCTGGAAAATCTCCATGTACCGCGGCGCGGACTCGTGGGACCGTGGGGCCATTCCTATCCGCATATGGGCGGATTGGGACCGCGCATCGACTTTTTGGGGGAATGTTTGCGGTGGTGGGACCGGTGGCTCAAGGGCGAACCTGGTCAACACGACGAGCCACCGGTACTGCGGGCCTGGATTCAGGATTCCGCAGATCCGCTGGTCCCCTCCCGCCCGGGCCGCTGGGTCGCTGAAACGCGATGGCCTGCTCCCTCGGTGGAGATGACTTCCTGGCGGCTGGGGAATTGCGGGCTGGTCCGGGCCGCAGACCAGCAACCGCCCGAGCCGACGACCATGAGCATCCAAAGCCCCCTGAGTGTGGGACTGTTTGCCGGCAAGTGGTGCTCCTATGCTGAAGAGACTGATCTGCCCTGGGACCAGCGGGAGGAGGACGGCGGCGCTCTGGTTTTCGACACCGCTGTCCTGGAGCAGGACATCGAAATACTGGGAGCGCCCGAGGTCGAACTGGATCTCAGCGCGGACAAACCCGTGGCGCTGGTGGCGGTTCGGCTTTCGGATCTGGCTCCTAACGACCGGGCCACACGGGTGACTTTCGGTATCTTGAACCTGACCCATCGCAATGGGCATGACCACCCCGCGCCCCTTGTACCGGGGCGGACCTACCGGGTCCGGGTGCCGATGAATGTGGTCGGGCAGCGATTCCCTCGTGGGCATCGTATCCGGCTGGCCGTGTCAAGTTCGTATTGGCCGCTGGCCTGGCCCGCTCCGGAACCGGCCCGGCTGACCCTGTCCACCGAGGGATGCCGGCTCTTCCTGCCCCAACGGAACCGGGATCCACGGGAGGGTCCGCACCTGCGGGATTTGGGGCGCCCCAGGGAAGCGCCAGGAGTGCCGCAGACCCTGCTTGTCCCGGCCAAGCGGGAATGGCGTGTGACCCACAACCTGGCCACCAACGGGGTCGATCTCCATGTCATCAATAATGACGCCACGGTGCGGCTGGACGAACTGGACCTGGAATTCGGCCGCTCGGTAGAAGAGTGTTACTCCTACAGCAACAACAATTACGATACCGTGCGCGGGGAGATAGTCCACCACCGGACCTTCCAGCGCCGTAATTGGCATGTTCACAGCGTCACCCGGACGATTCTGACCTCCACACGGACCCATTTTATCCTCCGGGCTACGCTGGATGCGTATGAAGGAGATGTGCGGCTCTTCAGCAAAACCTGGGACGAATCAGTCCCTCGGGTCCTTGTTTAACTTCGGACACAGCTCGCGACTGGTCCAGCTGTAGGGCACGATTTGCCGGGATTCTGGCAAACATCTGCGACGGCAAATCGCCCAAGGGAGGGCAAGATGACTTCAAACCATGTATTTGTCGTCGGTCACGACCCGTTTAACAAAGCCTTTTTGGAGCGGTTGCCCCAGGCCGCTTCGAGCGTTTTCCATCCCGCCCTGGATATTGATGACATCCGCCATGTGGATGTTTGGGACATCCAGGCGTTGATCCACAAAGCGACCTCGCGGATGGAACGCTTTGCCGGGCCGCTGCACGCCGTTGTCAGTTATTACGATTTCCCAGCGACCATCCTGGCTGCGATCCTGGCTACCCGATTTTCGATTCCGGGACCGAGTCTGGAGGCGGTGCTCAAATGCGAGAACAAATATTGGAGCCGCCTGATCCAAAAGCAGTGCGTGCCGGAGCACATTCCGCAATTCAAGGCCTTCGATCCCGCCGATCCCGGTGCCTTTGAGGATATCGGCTTCATGCCCCCGTTTTGGATCAAGCCGATCAAGTCGTTTCGTTCCTTTTTGGCCTTTGAAATTGTCGACACGCACCAATTCGAAACAATACGCCGCGTTTGCCACGACAAGGGCGATTTCCTGAGCGAGCCGTTCAAAGTCCTGATGGGGATGTGCAATCCACCGTGTGAATTCGCCGACATGCCGGAAACGTTCCTGGCTGAGACCAGTATCGGAATCGGCGCCCAATGCACGCTGGAAGGGTACGTCTTCCAGGGGGAAATGGTCATTTACGGAGTCATCGATTCCATCCGCGAACCGGACCGCTCGACATTTGCCCGCTATCAGTATCCGTCCTCACTGCCGCCAGAAATTGTCTCACGCATGGAGGACATCGCCCGCAGGGTCATAGTCCAGACCGGCCTGGACAACGCGGTTTTCAATATTGAATTCTTCTACGATCAAACCACAGGGGCATTGTGGCTCTTGGAGATCAATCCCCGCATCTCACAGTCCCACGCCGATTTGTTTGAAAAGGTCCACGGCATCTCCCACCATTCAGTCATGCTCGATGTGGCCCTGGGCCACCCCCCTCGGGCCATTGAGCAAGAGAAGGGCCGGTATAGGATCGCTGCCAATTTCATGCTCCGCAGCCATACTCCTGGCCGGGTCTGCCGCACGCCCCACGCCGAGGATATCGAGCGTCTGCTGCGCTTCCAGCCGGACACGCTCTTGCGGGTCAATGTCCGTGAGGGACAGCACCTGGAAGAGCTTGAGAATCAGGACATGTACAGCTATGAATTGGCGACTCTGTATATCGGGGCCCAGAGCGAAACCGAATTGCTGCGCAAATACGAACAGGCCCTGGACCTGCTCCCGTTTGACATCCGCCCGAACCGTTTCCGGCTGGATGACCGGGAGATCGCGGTGGCCTCACCCTGTCCCTGAAGCCGAAGAATGGGGCGCGAGGCCCCTGGTCCCGCTTCCGAAGCTGTGACCATCGCACATACGTTTGCAGCGCAAAAAAATGGGCCGTTGCCCCTGAGGAGCTTTCTGCCATGACCAGTATCCAACGTGTACGTCTCCTGGCCAGCGCCCTGGCGATAGGGCTCGTTGTCCTGACCGGCTGTAATACGATCGAAGGCATCGGCAAGGACATCAAGAAGGCGGGGGAAACCATCGAGGAAGTCGCCCAATAGACTCCGGGCGATGCACACCGGTGGGAATGCGGACGGCTGGGGGCGACTCCAGCCGTTTCCTTTGCCCCCAAAGCCGCTACGTGGCGCGTGTTTCTGGGTCGAGCGCCATGTGGCACTGTATCCGTGCCGGCTTGCGGGCTCCCCTGGTTACGCAGAGCAGCCCTGAAACCTCACCCCCGGACACCACCATGCGATTTATATGTACCAGCGATCTCCATCTGGGTCGCCGCTCGTCACTGCCAAGCGGCAGTTCGGTGCCCGGTGACCATTCTGCAGTGGCAGCCTGGGATCGTGTTGTAGGAGTCGCCCTGGAGCAGGCCGTTGATCTGGTCATTGTTGCCGGCGATCTCGTCGACCAGGCCAATCGATTTTTCGAAGCCCATGGCCCGCTGCACAGCGGTCTGTCCCGGTTGACTTCGGCCAATATTCCCGTCCTGGCCATCGCCGGAAATCACGATCACCAGACGCTGCCCTCCCTGGCCGAGACCTTTTCCGGGCTCACGTTTGACCTGCTCGGCCGCGAGGGCCGGTGGACGCAACGCCAATACCAGTTTGGGCACCAGGTCCTGGAGGTGGTCGGGTGGTCCTTTCCGGACCGTTTCGTGGAAACCTGTCCCGTGCCGGATCTGCCGCCATCCTTGCCAGGAACCACCCGCCGGGTCGGCATTGTCCACGGGGAAGTCGGCCAATCCAGCAGCCGAAGTGCCCCCTTGCCCACAGCCCGCCTTGAGGCGGCCGAGGTGGATTTCTGGGTTGCCGGGCATTACCACACGCCTGGCTGGCAGCCGCAGACCGGCAGCGCCGCTGGAATTCTGGTCCCCGGCTCGCCTCAGGCCCTGGATCCCGGGGCGGTTGGCGTCCACGGACCGTGGCTCGTCCGCTGGCCCTCTGCGGCGCCGCCAGAAGCCAGCCAGTGTCCGCTTTCCACAATACGCTACGAATATATCGATTGTGACATCACCGGCTTGTCCGCGGATCAAAGCCGGGAGCAGTTGGTGCGCTGCGTGCGCGAGGCCCTGGAGACCGCCTGCGCTGAAGACAGCGGCGGGGTCCTTGAACACCTCGTCTGCCGGGTGAATCTGGTTGGCCGCAGCAATATACAGCGCGAGATCCAGCACACCGTCCAGGCTGCGGCGTCAGATCTGGAAGTCCACGTCGCCGCACGAAGCGCCAGCGTCGGCCGGGTTTTGTCGCAGATTGTCCCGGACCGGGACCTGGAGGAACTCGCCCGCGCCCATGATCCGGTCGGGCATCTGGCCCGCATCCTCCTTGAGCTCGAAACCGGCGAGATCTCCCGAGAGACCCGCGACCTCCTGGGGTCCTGTCGCACTGAACTCGCAGGCGTCCTAAGCGCTCCGGCCTACGCCGGTCTGGACGCCGAGTCCCCGTCCGAAATCTTCTGCCGGGATCACCTGCTCCATGAGGGCCGCCGGCTGCTGGAAACCCTTTTGGACCAGAAGGTCTCTTCAACATGAGTTCCCGTTTACGCCTGACCCGTCTGTCGATCCAGGATTTCCCCGGGCTCACCGGGCCACTCGACCTCTCCCCCCATCTTGGAGCGGAGTTGACACTTGTCTCCGGCTCCAACGCCTCTGGCAAGACCGTCACGGCCAGGGCCATTGCCGCTGCTCTCTGGCCCAAGTCCGCGCTGGCCTCGCAAGCCACGTTGCTGGCCCACTGGGCCAATAGCGAGCAAGAGTGGCGGGTGCGGCTGCGCGGGGGCAGACTCCAGACCCAGTGTAACGGCCGTGACTGCGCTCCCCCGTATTTCGCGCCGGAAACGGTCATGGACCGCTATTTCCTGGACCTGCGCGACCTCCTGACTGCCGATGATGCGGAATTGGCCAGAATCGTTCAGCGGGAATGCTCCGGGGGCTTTGATATCCAGTCCGCCAAAGCAGCATTGGGATATAAATTCGTGCGGCCGCGGCGCAACCACTCCAGCGAGGCCCTGCAACGGGCGCAGCGGGAGGTCCAGACCCTGCGAACCACCTTGGCCGATCTCAAACGCGAAGAAGACCGCTTGCCCGAATTGCGGGCCCAACTCGATCAGCAGGACGAACAGGCCCGGAGTGCCTGGCAATGGCAGCGCGGACTGGCCGCCCGCCAGCGTCAACGCGAGCGGGACCGTTTGGCCCGGGAATTGGCGGCCTATCCCGACGCCGTTGCCAAGTGCACTGGAAACGAAGCCGCCGAACTCGACCGGTTGCGAACCGCTTTACAACAGGAAAAAGAACGTTGTGCCGCGGCAAACGACA
The sequence above is drawn from the Desulfohalobium retbaense DSM 5692 genome and encodes:
- a CDS encoding multiheme c-type cytochrome, yielding MFCRLLSLLVAGAVLAAMPVWAESPPLSEATLSCLGCHEDLHPGMVEGWRASRHARITPGQAMQTTGLASKISSTDIPSGLQDTSVGCAECHTLRPDAHADTFDHFGYQVHVVVSPEDCATCHATERKQYGQNIMAHAYGNLVDNAVYADLRTSINGVLQPGEKQLSAKAPNNATKAESCLYCHGTKLRFDGLASKDTAYGPVMLPEIAGWPNQGSGRINLDGSKGSCAVCHTRHRFSMAEARKPYTCKECHVGPDVPAYKVYTASKHGTIYSAENNDWDFSAVPWEAGTDFRAPTCAACHISLVTKPGGTVVAERTHALSPRLPWRIFGLPYAHPQPKDPQTSKIKNAAGLPLPTNLDGSPASDFLISAEEQDKRKGNLQAVCLSCHTQSWVDGHWQRFENTIEVTNEATATGTGLLAQAWENDLAEGLPQNSSIFDEYIENVWSDIWLIHCNHIRFASAIGGGGDYGVFADGRYVLNRRLREMHDWVESRLPQQ
- a CDS encoding PocR ligand-binding domain-containing protein, coding for MRLEDIAPVEKWEALERELHETSGLNACVYNAEGTRITSYTAFANRLCPHIKSFPAGIETVCAVANQHCANMVRESGTPYTTECDAGLVKFVVPIVQDGEFLGTIGGCGHRLPDSEVETFLLTKSLGTPEEELEAMAAEVQTITQNEIDHYIKVLQSRLAELTPH
- the tpx gene encoding thiol peroxidase, whose translation is MSERSGLITMKGNPLTLTGTPLTVGDTVPDVTLLNTGLEPVRLSDYKDKVLILASVPSLDTSVCSEETKRFNAEAAQLSPEINVLTISMDLPFAQKRWVDTYLATNVTTLSDHKDATFGTSFGVLIKELRLLARAVFVVGKDGTLAYQQLVGEVTDPPDYDAALGAARQQVSA
- a CDS encoding CocE/NonD family hydrolase — translated: MSAPVVIDHAWIPMSDGCLLAAKIWLPPKAHKHPVPAVLEYIPYRKRDHKADRDARNHGFFARNGYAGVRVDLRGSGDSQGVLRDEYLQQELDDGLEVLRWIANQPWCSGKVGMFGISWGGFNGLQIAALQPPELGAVVAVCASDDRYADDVHYMGGCLLTDNLSWASTMFSFNACPPDPEVVGENWRQMWLERLEGSGLWLKTWLEHQHRDRFWRHASVCEDYTAIKVPVLAVSGWADGYSNAVFRLLENLHVPRRGLVGPWGHSYPHMGGLGPRIDFLGECLRWWDRWLKGEPGQHDEPPVLRAWIQDSADPLVPSRPGRWVAETRWPAPSVEMTSWRLGNCGLVRAADQQPPEPTTMSIQSPLSVGLFAGKWCSYAEETDLPWDQREEDGGALVFDTAVLEQDIEILGAPEVELDLSADKPVALVAVRLSDLAPNDRATRVTFGILNLTHRNGHDHPAPLVPGRTYRVRVPMNVVGQRFPRGHRIRLAVSSSYWPLAWPAPEPARLTLSTEGCRLFLPQRNRDPREGPHLRDLGRPREAPGVPQTLLVPAKREWRVTHNLATNGVDLHVINNDATVRLDELDLEFGRSVEECYSYSNNNYDTVRGEIVHHRTFQRRNWHVHSVTRTILTSTRTHFILRATLDAYEGDVRLFSKTWDESVPRVLV
- a CDS encoding metallophosphoesterase family protein → MRFICTSDLHLGRRSSLPSGSSVPGDHSAVAAWDRVVGVALEQAVDLVIVAGDLVDQANRFFEAHGPLHSGLSRLTSANIPVLAIAGNHDHQTLPSLAETFSGLTFDLLGREGRWTQRQYQFGHQVLEVVGWSFPDRFVETCPVPDLPPSLPGTTRRVGIVHGEVGQSSSRSAPLPTARLEAAEVDFWVAGHYHTPGWQPQTGSAAGILVPGSPQALDPGAVGVHGPWLVRWPSAAPPEASQCPLSTIRYEYIDCDITGLSADQSREQLVRCVREALETACAEDSGGVLEHLVCRVNLVGRSNIQREIQHTVQAAASDLEVHVAARSASVGRVLSQIVPDRDLEELARAHDPVGHLARILLELETGEISRETRDLLGSCRTELAGVLSAPAYAGLDAESPSEIFCRDHLLHEGRRLLETLLDQKVSST
- a CDS encoding entericidin A/B family lipoprotein; protein product: MTSIQRVRLLASALAIGLVVLTGCNTIEGIGKDIKKAGETIEEVAQ
- a CDS encoding NifB/NifX family molybdenum-iron cluster-binding protein, yielding MKIAISASGATLDSAFEPRFGRAPGFVLLDSPAATPTYLDNTPQQNLSQGAGIQTAQLLADHGVSVLITGSIGPKAEQALAKSGIQIVTCAAATVAEALEQAHTAPPASEASSPDSSKEAGRGGPAGGGRGMGGGARGRGPGQGGRGMGGGGRGRGPGQGGRGMGGGGGQRR